The sequence below is a genomic window from Aureispira sp. CCB-E.
GTATATGTTCGAAATGACACCTTGTGGTCCGCTAATGTCTACGATGGATTTTTTACCGTATTTGATATGAGTAACAAGAGTTCTCCTCAGTTATTAGCAACCCAAAGAACGTCTAGAGATTTTGCGCACAATGTATGGTTATCTGAAGATGGTCAGACACTTTTTACTACCGATGAAAAAGCAGGTGCTTGGATAGATGCTTATGACGTATCGGACTTATCCGATATCAAACGAATCGATCGTTGGCGTACCCCCAATCCAGGAGTTGTCCCCCACAATGTACATGTTCACAACAACTATTTAGTTGTCTCTTATTATACGGACGGTTTAATTATTTTGGATGCTAGCAGACCTAATAACTTGGTTGAAGTCGCTCGCTACGATACCTATCCATTGGTTCCTAATAGTGAGCTGGATGGTGCTTGGGGTGCTTATCCATTTTTGCCTTCTGGTCATATTTTAGTTTCAGATAGACAAACGGGTTTGCATGTTTTAAATCCTAATTATGTTCGAGCTTGTTGGCTAGAAGGAATTGTCACCGATTCGATTACTGGAGCACCATTGCACAATACATCAGTTAGCATTACTGGAAATGTCCCTTCCACCAACTCGGATATTACAGGTGCTTACAAAACAGGGACTGTTGTTCCAGGAACCTATCAAGTGACTTTTAGCAAATTGGGATACATTTCCAAAACAATTACAACAACATTACAAAATGGACAATTAACCCTCGAAAATGTAGAACTAGCTTTGACTCCCAGAGTTACACTTAATCTAAAAGTTGAAGATAAAAAAAGTGGCCATCCTATTCCCAATAGCATTGTAGAAGTTAGAGGATTGAACGTTGATACAATTTATACGGGATTTACCGATGCCAATGGAGATTTTCAACAAGCCTTACTCCAATCAGATTATGAACTATGGGTTGGACATTGGGGACATCAAACTCAGAGAGATTCTTTAAGTATCCATTCTAATACATCAACAACCATACAACTCAATAAAGGTTATAAAGATGAATTTGAACTCGATTTAGGCTGGGCTTTATCAGGAAGCGTTACTAATGGAAATTGGACAAGACAAGAATTGTACAGCGTTCCAGGTCTATTCTTTCCACTTCTTAATGTAGATTCGGATGATTTAGGGAATAAGTGCGTTACAACAGGTCATTATCCATCCGATACTCTTCTTTCTAGTATTGTCTGGATGGACTCTGGAACAACCATTTTCAACTCTCCCCTAATGGACTTGAGCACAGCTACAGATCCTTATCTGAACTTCCAATATTACTTTTACAGTCTATTCCAATCTGCTGGCACACTAGAAGTATATGTCAGTAATGGTATTGATACGGTTCAAGTGATGAATCATTCTAGCAATATTAACCCTGCTACATGGACAGCTTCTCCAGATATTTACTTAAAGAACCATGTCTCGCTGACCAATACGATGGAAGTAATTTTTAAAGCTTACAACTCTACACCAAGCACCAATAGCCTAGTACGAATTTGGGTAGATGATTTTATGGTGGTAGATTCTGCTGGCAATCATATTGCCATACAGCAAGTAGAAATTCCTCAAACAATCGCTTCTACTGCTCCTAACCCTTTTCAAGAAAACGTCGTCTTAACTTACGATCAAGTAAAGCTCCCTGCCGCACTAGAAGTTATTAATTCATTAGGACAGATAATTGAGCAACAAACTATTGAGCAACCCAAAGGACGTCTTTTGCTAGGACAGGCATGGGAAACGGGTATTTATTTCATTCGAATTGGAGACCAAACCTTAAAAGTTGTCAAACATTAAAACTTTCTTAAGAAAATTCTATACACCAAAAAGAATAGAATGGACATCTATAAAGTCAAAAGGCCTTGTGCTTTTTGGCTTTTTTTATTATATTCAATAATCCATACAACGAGCATTAACCATGAAAAGTAAATTCTATTTATTAGTACTGAGTTTCCCACTGCTTATAAGCTTGGGTTCGATCAACTATAATGTACTAACAAAAGATTTAGAAAAAACCTCTTCCTCAAAAACTAGCTCTATTTCACTGGTAAACAAGTGGCAAGTAAATTCCCCTGCTTTTTTTGATATAGAAATTGATAATTATACATTAAATTCTACAAACTTTCACTTTGGATATTTTGTTGAGTTTAATGAGGACAATACCTTTCAAGCTTATTACAGGGCATCTTGTGGCAATGATTGTTTTACTTCAACCAACGGTATTTATACCACCAAAGGCAATTCAGTAGAGATATTTGTATTGTCTGCCCAACAATCTGGTTTCTGTTCTGATCCTAAGCAATTTAGCAACAAAAAAATGGGCACGTTTCAAATCATACAAAACAATAAAGACGAGCTTTTATTAAAACGAATTTAAAAATAGATAAAACACCAATGACCACCACATTAAAAGTACATTTCATTCTCTTTTTTCTTTCTATTTTCATCGCTTGCAATGACCCTAATTATAATGGGGACAATTATATTGCCTTTGACACGATGGACGAACTATCGCATAAAATTATTGAAAGCATTAAGAATAATGACGAACAAAAAATGCTAAAATTACTGGATAATAATGCCTTAATTTTTGATTTATTGACAAATGCCGAAGGCGATGACGCCAACAAGACCAAAGCCTATTTAATGACAGAAGAAGGAAAGCGCAATTTCAGCATCGATCAAATGGCACAAAAACAACGTATCAATGCTTTTTTTAGCACAGGACTTCCCAATCAGATTACAATTAATAAGGCTGCTTTTCAAACCATTGGTCTGGAATTCGTCCACGAACAACCCTATTCAGAAAACTCTCCCGCTATGTTACAAAGTTATCAAATTAGAATTGATAATGGTGACAAACAAGCCTATGGCTATGATATTCAAGTAATCTATTGGAATAACAAATATCATTTAATCGAAGCTGCAGGCTTTTTGAATAAGCTATAGTTCTCCTAGAATCATTCATTTATTAGAAGCATCCAAATTTTCCCAACAAACATAACAAACCAACATATCATGCAAAAAATGTTCAACTGGATACTTATCAGTATTCTATTGTTTTTTGTGCAACAGAATAGCATTGCACAAACCAAAACCAACAACTACACCAAAGAATGGGCAGAAATCAATAAGTTAGAATATGATGGTCTAACTAAGTCTGCCTTAGAAGCTACTCAAAAATTGTACACAAAAATTCAAGGAGATGACCAAAATTCAGCGCAAACTGGACAAAGTATAAAGGCACTTCTTTTTATTAATAAATACCAAGCTCGATTAGAAGAAGATGGTCTAGTCAAAGCTATTTATCGCTTCGAAGAAGAAGCCCTAAAAGCACAATCTCCTATCAAGCCCATTTTGCAATCTATGATTGCAGAATTGTATGATCGTTATTTA
It includes:
- a CDS encoding choice-of-anchor B family protein, whose amino-acid sequence is MRLITLLCLLFVGSIQAQIPNHNITPVGNLPYSIILNDIWGYVDSSGTEYALVGDLDGLSIVSLADPANPVEISYINANSSIWRDVKTYGSRAYAVTEGGGGILIVDLSDLPNSVSHHFHTNFPAYSAHNLWIDEQGYLYLAGDSGSGSPAYYDLNPDPDTPTYMGHVFPFYYSHDVYVRNDTLWSANVYDGFFTVFDMSNKSSPQLLATQRTSRDFAHNVWLSEDGQTLFTTDEKAGAWIDAYDVSDLSDIKRIDRWRTPNPGVVPHNVHVHNNYLVVSYYTDGLIILDASRPNNLVEVARYDTYPLVPNSELDGAWGAYPFLPSGHILVSDRQTGLHVLNPNYVRACWLEGIVTDSITGAPLHNTSVSITGNVPSTNSDITGAYKTGTVVPGTYQVTFSKLGYISKTITTTLQNGQLTLENVELALTPRVTLNLKVEDKKSGHPIPNSIVEVRGLNVDTIYTGFTDANGDFQQALLQSDYELWVGHWGHQTQRDSLSIHSNTSTTIQLNKGYKDEFELDLGWALSGSVTNGNWTRQELYSVPGLFFPLLNVDSDDLGNKCVTTGHYPSDTLLSSIVWMDSGTTIFNSPLMDLSTATDPYLNFQYYFYSLFQSAGTLEVYVSNGIDTVQVMNHSSNINPATWTASPDIYLKNHVSLTNTMEVIFKAYNSTPSTNSLVRIWVDDFMVVDSAGNHIAIQQVEIPQTIASTAPNPFQENVVLTYDQVKLPAALEVINSLGQIIEQQTIEQPKGRLLLGQAWETGIYFIRIGDQTLKVVKH